CCTTGGCTTGTTCGAAGGTCGGCAATATCCGGTCCAGGGTCAGGAAACCTTTGGCGCATTCGCCGACGCCAGCCCAGATCGCTGGGGCCGCATGCTCATGCGCCGGCGCCTTGAGCGTGCGCAACGCGCGGGCCAGGTTGATGTCAAATTCAGGCTGCACGAATCCGATTATCTGCTCGGTGTACACGATAATTACCGGGTCGGTGCCTTGCGTTTTCGTCGCAACGATGAAGGCCCATTTCTCGATGATCAACACGACGTCGCAGCGCCGCCGTTTGTCCAACTGCGCGCGCTTGAGGCCGCCAGCCTTGCGCTTGAGCGAGACGAGAACAATACCGACAGCGATGCCGACGAATGGCTGCGCATGCTGGTTGCTCCCGGTGGATCGCTCGGTGGCGCTCGGCCGAAAGCTAGCGTGGTTGATCCGCAGGGCCACCTCTGGATTGCCAAATTTCCGAGCGTTCGCGACGAATACGATGTCGGTGCCTGGGAAATGCTGGTCCACACTCTGGCCAGAGCCTGTGGTCTGACCGTGCCCGGGGCACTGCTGCGGCGTTTTGGCAGCCATCAGCACACCTTTCTGATCAAGCGTTTCGACCGTACCTCAGTTGGCCGACGGCTGCACTTTGCCTCGGCCATGAATCTGACCGGCCACCAGGATGGCGATGACGCGAACACGGGCGCGAGCTACCTGGAGATTGCCCGAGTGCTGATGACCGACGGATCCAGAACCGATGCCGATCTGCGCGAGTTATGGTCACGCATCGTCTTTAGTCTGCTGGTATCGAATAGCGACGATCACTTGCGCAACCATGGGTTTCTGCTTGAGCCCGGCACAGGCTGGCGGCTTTCACCGGCGTTCGATATCAACCCCGTTCCATTTGCGCATGGGCTCAAGCTCAACATCAGCGCTGCAGACAACGCGCTTGATCTCGATCTCGCGAGGTCGGTGGCGCAGTATTTCAGAGTGTCGGCTGCCGCTGCGAACGAGATCATCGAACAGCAGCAGCAGATTGTGGCGCAGTGGCGAACGATCGCTGATGCAATCGGTATTCCTGCGTCGGAACAACGTCGTCTCGCCAGCGCTTTTTTATTGGCTGAGGCTGGCGTCAAGTGATATCAAAAGAATCATTGAATCGCGTCGGGAAGGCGATAAGCGACTCATCGTGCGTGACTCACATGCGAGATCAGCTTCGCGCCGGGTAAACTGTCGCATCGGCAGGAACGCAGTCTGAGCGCTTTGCCATGTATCGATTCAAAGAGAGACGATCTTGCGCGAACCATCTATAGCAGACGCCATCGACCCAGCTGCGGTAGAC
The sequence above is drawn from the Pseudolysobacter antarcticus genome and encodes:
- a CDS encoding type II toxin-antitoxin system HipA family toxin, producing MSGDFIAVYADWDGLLQPLLLGRCYTHRTAGREVFDFEFDATFLRRAGSANLVLDPGLGLFEGRQYPVQGQETFGAFADASPDRWGRMLMRRRLERAQRAGQVDVKFRLHESDYLLGVHDNYRVGALRFRRNDEGPFLDDQHDVAAPPFVQLRALEAASLALERDENNTDSDADEWLRMLVAPGGSLGGARPKASVVDPQGHLWIAKFPSVRDEYDVGAWEMLVHTLARACGLTVPGALLRRFGSHQHTFLIKRFDRTSVGRRLHFASAMNLTGHQDGDDANTGASYLEIARVLMTDGSRTDADLRELWSRIVFSLLVSNSDDHLRNHGFLLEPGTGWRLSPAFDINPVPFAHGLKLNISAADNALDLDLARSVAQYFRVSAAAANEIIEQQQQIVAQWRTIADAIGIPASEQRRLASAFLLAEAGVK